A single window of Intrasporangium calvum DSM 43043 DNA harbors:
- a CDS encoding ABC transporter ATP-binding protein has product MSLTLTGVSLAVDGAAHLDSIDLDFQAGRIYTIIGRTLAGKTTLLRALAGLSPVDTGRIELDGADMQDVPPWKRDTAMVYQQFINYPHLSVMDNVCFPLKRAGLDAAEVRQRAEENLEKVGLTPFAHRRPRQLSGGQQQRVALARALARRSRILLLDEPLVNLDYKLREQLREDLRGLFSGVGDAIVVYTTTEPTEALMLGDEVVVMHEGRVLQVAAPAEVFERPLNTDVARIINDPPMNLFDGVVAGDWISFGGLAEIHCPAHLAGLPDGPYRFGLRATDIRPSSRSPVSGEVTFVEISGSETFVHLSVGDAALVMRAEGIHDLAIGDPERVELRAERLFVFGPDGRLRVAPETNERF; this is encoded by the coding sequence ATGAGCCTGACGCTGACCGGGGTGTCGCTCGCCGTCGACGGGGCCGCCCACTTGGACTCGATCGACCTCGACTTCCAGGCGGGACGGATCTACACGATCATCGGTCGCACTCTCGCGGGCAAGACCACGCTGCTCCGAGCGCTGGCCGGGCTCAGTCCGGTAGACACCGGCCGCATCGAGCTCGACGGCGCGGACATGCAGGACGTGCCCCCGTGGAAGCGGGACACCGCGATGGTCTACCAGCAGTTCATCAACTACCCGCACCTCTCGGTCATGGACAACGTCTGCTTCCCCCTCAAACGGGCGGGCCTCGATGCTGCCGAGGTGCGCCAGCGCGCCGAGGAGAACCTCGAGAAGGTGGGTCTGACGCCATTCGCCCACCGCAGGCCGCGCCAGCTGTCCGGCGGTCAGCAGCAGCGAGTGGCACTCGCCAGGGCCCTGGCGAGACGGTCCCGGATCCTGCTGCTCGACGAACCGCTCGTCAACCTCGACTACAAGCTCAGGGAGCAACTGCGCGAGGACCTCCGCGGGCTGTTCTCGGGGGTCGGTGACGCCATCGTGGTCTACACCACCACGGAGCCCACCGAGGCACTGATGCTCGGCGATGAGGTCGTCGTCATGCATGAGGGCCGTGTCCTGCAGGTCGCGGCTCCGGCCGAGGTGTTCGAGCGGCCTCTCAACACCGACGTGGCCCGGATCATCAACGACCCGCCGATGAACCTCTTCGACGGGGTCGTGGCCGGGGACTGGATCTCGTTCGGGGGGCTCGCGGAGATCCACTGCCCCGCGCACCTTGCGGGTCTGCCCGACGGGCCGTACCGATTCGGGCTGCGAGCGACAGACATCCGTCCTTCGAGCCGCAGCCCGGTCTCAGGCGAGGTGACGTTCGTCGAGATCTCCGGTTCGGAGACGTTCGTGCACCTCAGTGTCGGCGATGCCGCCCTGGTGATGAGGGCCGAGGGGATCCATGATCTCGCGATCGGGGACCCGGAGCGGGTCGAGCTGCGCGCAGAGCGACTGTTCGTCTTCGGCCCCGACGGACGCCTGCGCGTCGCTCCTGAGACCAACGAGAGGTTCTGA
- a CDS encoding ABC transporter ATP-binding protein has protein sequence MARIDLTDVGHAYSRGDGSEDWALKPLSLSFDSGKTYALVGPSGCGKTTMLNIISGLIRPSQGRVSFDGVDVTARPTRHRNIAQVFQFPVIYRSMSVRDNLAFPLECRGWEQPRIDTRVGSVAEALGLSHRLDRAARHLSADEKQLISLGRGLVRDDVAAVLMDEPLTVIDPQLKFSLRRKIRELSEQFQPTVIYVTHDQYEAMSFAQEVLVMRHGRIMQQGTPEQLFESPRSTYVGYFVGSPAMNYLDAAWDGSAATVAGVPVTPAWAPPVRAGARFQLGIRPEYVRLVQRSGPNTLPATLHSVRDHGPTRVCHVDIGGQSATVKVPREHPIPSEPLLYLEMPRAKVLPYVEGELAVVD, from the coding sequence ATGGCACGGATCGACCTGACCGATGTCGGCCACGCATACTCGCGCGGCGACGGCTCCGAGGACTGGGCGTTGAAGCCCCTCAGCCTCTCGTTCGACTCCGGCAAGACGTACGCCCTAGTGGGCCCGTCAGGCTGCGGCAAGACGACGATGCTCAACATCATCTCCGGTCTGATTCGGCCGAGCCAGGGACGGGTCAGCTTCGACGGTGTCGACGTCACTGCGCGGCCGACGAGGCACCGGAACATCGCACAGGTGTTCCAGTTCCCCGTCATCTACAGATCCATGTCTGTGAGGGACAACCTCGCCTTTCCCCTCGAGTGCCGCGGCTGGGAGCAGCCGAGGATCGACACGCGCGTGGGGTCTGTCGCGGAGGCCCTGGGCCTCTCGCACCGGCTGGACCGGGCCGCCCGCCACCTGAGCGCGGACGAGAAGCAGTTGATCTCACTGGGCCGCGGACTCGTGCGCGACGACGTCGCGGCCGTCCTGATGGATGAGCCGCTCACGGTGATCGACCCCCAGCTGAAGTTCTCCCTGCGACGCAAGATCCGTGAGCTCAGCGAGCAGTTCCAGCCGACGGTCATCTACGTCACCCACGACCAGTACGAGGCCATGAGCTTCGCCCAGGAGGTCCTGGTCATGCGTCATGGCCGGATCATGCAGCAAGGAACACCGGAGCAGCTGTTCGAGAGCCCTCGGTCCACGTACGTGGGGTATTTCGTCGGATCGCCCGCGATGAACTACCTTGATGCCGCGTGGGACGGTTCGGCCGCCACGGTGGCCGGAGTCCCGGTCACGCCGGCTTGGGCTCCTCCGGTCCGTGCCGGCGCGCGGTTCCAGCTCGGCATCCGCCCCGAGTACGTGCGGTTGGTGCAGCGCTCCGGCCCCAACACGCTGCCGGCCACCTTGCACTCCGTTCGCGACCATGGTCCGACCCGGGTGTGTCATGTCGATATCGGCGGACAGTCCGCGACGGTCAAGGTGCCGCGCGAACATCCCATACCGTCGGAGCCGCTCCTCTACCTGGAGATGCCACGAGCCAAGGTGCTGCCCTACGTGGAGGGAGAGCTCGCGGTGGTGGACTAG
- a CDS encoding site-specific integrase: MKVRGTVQRLGKRLGLVTGSPKTARSRLTLPIPRVLVATLKAHRTAQAAAREEAGSRWQDRGIVFATRRGTVIEPRNLNRLLDQSIERAGVRRIRFHDLRHTCASLLLAQGVLPRVVMELLGHTQLSMTTDLYGHVMPSSLRSAADALDGVFGP; encoded by the coding sequence ATGAAAGTCCGAGGCACGGTCCAGCGGCTGGGCAAGCGCCTCGGCCTCGTCACCGGCTCGCCCAAGACGGCTCGGAGCCGTCTCACGCTGCCAATCCCCCGCGTGCTCGTCGCGACACTCAAGGCCCACCGCACAGCACAAGCGGCGGCGCGCGAGGAGGCAGGGTCACGCTGGCAGGACCGCGGCATCGTCTTCGCCACCAGACGCGGGACGGTCATCGAGCCCCGCAACCTCAACCGGCTCCTCGATCAGTCCATCGAGCGCGCCGGCGTCCGGCGCATCCGCTTCCACGACCTGAGGCACACGTGCGCGTCCCTGCTGCTCGCCCAAGGAGTCTTGCCCCGGGTCGTGATGGAGCTGCTGGGCCACACGCAGCTGAGCATGACGACTGACCTCTACGGGCACGTCATGCCGTCGTCGCTGCGCTCGGCCGCGGACGCCCTCGACGGGGTGTTCGGACCGTGA
- a CDS encoding class I SAM-dependent methyltransferase encodes MDEGPVMKKDAYGRLARLQDAALEPLNAPLREIAVRVSGVGGGSRVLDVGCGTGTQLERYLAAGCDVSGIDTSPAMLARARERLGSAADLRLADAQRIPFEDAMFDVVTATLVLHELRPLECEAVGKEMARVLTDSGRLVVIDFSPGPLRGLKGWGLRGFSVLAELTARHLQRSRTFLAAGGVPRLAELLGMELQHTKFVGGGNMAVYVLTRRGTG; translated from the coding sequence ATGGATGAGGGGCCTGTCATGAAGAAGGATGCCTACGGCCGCCTGGCCCGGTTGCAGGACGCGGCCCTCGAGCCGCTCAACGCGCCGCTGCGCGAAATCGCGGTTCGAGTGAGCGGGGTGGGTGGGGGCTCACGGGTGCTCGACGTCGGCTGCGGGACGGGGACCCAGCTGGAGCGGTACCTCGCCGCAGGCTGCGACGTTTCGGGGATCGACACCTCGCCCGCGATGCTGGCGCGGGCCCGCGAGAGGCTCGGCTCCGCGGCTGACCTTCGGCTCGCTGACGCCCAGCGGATTCCTTTCGAGGACGCGATGTTCGACGTCGTCACGGCCACGCTGGTGCTGCACGAGCTGAGACCGCTGGAGTGTGAGGCCGTTGGGAAGGAAATGGCACGCGTGCTCACCGACTCGGGACGGTTGGTCGTGATCGACTTCTCCCCCGGGCCGCTTCGTGGACTCAAGGGCTGGGGACTGCGAGGGTTCTCCGTGTTGGCCGAGCTGACTGCGCGGCACCTGCAACGTTCGCGGACGTTCCTCGCCGCAGGTGGGGTGCCCCGGTTGGCCGAGTTGCTCGGCATGGAACTTCAACACACGAAGTTTGTGGGCGGCGGCAACATGGCCGTGTACGTCCTGACCCGCCGCGGGACTGGCTGA
- a CDS encoding IS1182 family transposase, with protein sequence MRKTFRAFAPDQDLLLPPSLDEWLPADHLARFIADLVDEHLDLSRIHASYTKAKGGPPYDPRLMVRILLYGYTTGVRSSRQLEAACVDVVAFRWLAAGAGPDFRSIGRFRKRHLAALGHLFVQALALCQAAGMVKLGRVALDGTKLRANASRRKAMSYARMSEKEKILAQEVSDLLAQAEETDQAEDAKFGKDRRGDELPEELRRRESRLARIREAKAALEAEARERAEAAAREKAAARGEGAESSAQRVADAVAAAVPKPKAQRNFTDPESRIMKTADGSFHQCFNAQAVVDDTHQVIVAAEVSDCAADVANLIPMTEQVTANTGAAPREMVADAGYCSADNLAQAAAVTAATGTEFFIATGRSKHDAPIPTSPRGRIPTAASPRERMARKLTTKKGRAAYARRKVIVEPVFGQMATLQNGKQLLLRGLDGARGEWLLLAACHNLRKLHRHVGTGGLAGLATT encoded by the coding sequence GTGAGGAAGACGTTCCGGGCGTTCGCACCGGACCAAGACCTGTTGCTGCCGCCGTCGTTGGATGAGTGGCTCCCGGCCGATCATCTGGCCCGGTTCATCGCCGATCTCGTCGATGAGCATCTGGACCTGTCGAGGATCCACGCGTCGTACACGAAGGCCAAGGGTGGCCCGCCGTACGACCCGCGCCTGATGGTGCGGATCTTGTTGTACGGCTACACCACCGGGGTGCGGTCCTCCCGCCAGTTGGAGGCGGCCTGTGTGGACGTCGTCGCGTTCCGGTGGCTGGCCGCCGGGGCGGGCCCGGACTTCCGCTCGATCGGCCGGTTCCGCAAGCGGCACCTGGCCGCGTTGGGGCACCTGTTCGTGCAGGCGTTGGCGTTGTGCCAGGCCGCCGGCATGGTCAAGCTGGGCCGGGTCGCCCTCGACGGGACGAAGCTGCGCGCGAACGCCTCACGCCGCAAGGCGATGAGCTACGCCCGGATGAGTGAGAAGGAGAAGATCCTCGCCCAGGAGGTGTCCGACCTGCTCGCGCAGGCCGAGGAGACCGACCAGGCGGAGGACGCGAAGTTCGGCAAGGACCGCCGCGGGGACGAGCTCCCTGAGGAGCTGCGCCGCCGCGAGTCGCGGCTGGCCAGGATCCGGGAAGCCAAGGCGGCCTTGGAGGCCGAGGCGCGGGAGCGGGCCGAGGCCGCGGCGCGGGAGAAGGCCGCCGCCCGGGGCGAGGGCGCGGAGTCGAGCGCGCAGCGGGTGGCCGACGCGGTCGCGGCGGCGGTCCCGAAACCGAAGGCGCAGCGGAACTTCACCGACCCCGAGTCGCGGATCATGAAGACCGCGGACGGGTCGTTCCACCAGTGCTTCAACGCCCAAGCCGTCGTCGATGACACGCACCAGGTGATCGTCGCGGCCGAGGTGAGCGACTGCGCCGCGGACGTGGCCAACCTGATCCCGATGACCGAGCAGGTCACCGCCAACACCGGAGCCGCGCCGCGGGAGATGGTCGCCGACGCCGGCTACTGCTCGGCCGACAACCTGGCGCAGGCTGCCGCGGTGACCGCGGCGACCGGGACCGAGTTCTTCATCGCGACCGGCCGCAGCAAGCACGACGCGCCGATCCCGACCTCACCCCGCGGGCGGATCCCGACCGCGGCCAGCCCGCGGGAACGGATGGCCCGGAAGCTGACCACGAAGAAGGGGCGGGCCGCGTACGCGCGGCGCAAGGTCATCGTGGAACCGGTGTTCGGTCAGATGGCCACCCTGCAGAACGGGAAGCAGCTGCTGTTACGCGGGCTGGACGGCGCCCGGGGTGAGTGGCTGCTGCTCGCGGCATGCCACAACCTGCGCAAACTCCACCGGCACGTCGGGACCGGCGGCCTGGCCGGGCTCGCGACCACCTGA
- a CDS encoding type II toxin-antitoxin system RelE family toxin: MTYRIDVAPAALRQLRKLDPAARRRVQAAIELLAEQPRPSAAKKLTGGEGEWRVRTGDHRIIYEIHDQVLLLFVVAIGHRRDIYSRR, from the coding sequence ATGACCTACCGAATCGACGTCGCGCCCGCCGCGCTGCGGCAGTTGCGCAAGCTCGACCCAGCCGCCAGACGCCGGGTGCAGGCGGCGATCGAGTTGCTGGCCGAGCAGCCGCGACCCTCGGCGGCCAAGAAGCTGACAGGCGGTGAAGGCGAATGGCGGGTCCGCACCGGTGACCACCGGATCATCTACGAGATCCACGACCAAGTCCTCCTCCTGTTCGTCGTGGCGATCGGGCACCGGCGAGACATCTACAGCCGCCGCTGA
- a CDS encoding type II toxin-antitoxin system Phd/YefM family antitoxin → MSEMTVSDARARLADVVDAARVQHDPVYLTRRGQRVAAVIDADDLDRLIAAAEDLADIEAARAARAEIADGEAAIPWEQVKADLGLA, encoded by the coding sequence ATGAGTGAGATGACCGTCAGCGATGCCCGAGCCCGGCTGGCCGATGTGGTGGACGCTGCTCGCGTCCAGCACGACCCGGTCTACCTGACTCGGCGCGGGCAGCGGGTCGCCGCCGTGATCGATGCCGACGACCTGGACCGGCTGATCGCCGCAGCCGAGGACCTGGCCGACATTGAGGCCGCACGAGCGGCGCGCGCGGAGATCGCTGACGGGGAAGCAGCGATCCCGTGGGAGCAGGTCAAAGCCGACCTCGGCCTGGCATGA
- a CDS encoding type II toxin-antitoxin system death-on-curing family toxin encodes MSNEDLDYLSLEDLLEIATGVMDEVVVRDVGLLAAAAARPRVTVFGDDAYPTFEDKAAALLHSLVRNHALVDGNKRLAWSATRVFCLLNGRDLTYDVDDAEGLMVDAAAGQLDVPQIASWLGAHMEATS; translated from the coding sequence GTGAGCAATGAGGACCTCGACTACCTCTCGCTCGAGGATCTATTGGAGATCGCCACCGGCGTGATGGACGAGGTGGTGGTCCGAGACGTGGGCCTGCTGGCCGCAGCCGCCGCACGCCCGCGGGTGACCGTCTTCGGCGACGACGCATACCCCACTTTCGAAGACAAGGCCGCAGCGCTGCTGCACTCCTTGGTGCGCAACCACGCCCTGGTCGACGGGAACAAGCGCTTGGCATGGTCCGCGACTCGTGTCTTCTGCCTACTCAACGGGCGGGACCTGACGTACGACGTCGACGACGCCGAGGGCCTGATGGTCGACGCCGCAGCAGGGCAGCTCGACGTGCCCCAGATCGCTAGCTGGCTGGGAGCGCACATGGAAGCTACGTCATAG
- a CDS encoding ribbon-helix-helix protein, CopG family produces MAMNLRLTDAESEALRAKAEQEGRSMQEVARSAIAQYVSDRPQRLAAAIQRVRTEDHDLLERLSQ; encoded by the coding sequence ATGGCGATGAACCTGCGGCTGACCGATGCCGAATCGGAAGCCCTGCGCGCAAAGGCGGAGCAAGAGGGTCGCTCGATGCAGGAGGTGGCGCGCAGCGCGATCGCTCAATACGTCTCGGACCGTCCGCAGCGCTTGGCTGCCGCGATCCAGCGCGTGCGCACCGAGGATCACGATCTGCTCGAGCGACTGAGCCAGTGA
- a CDS encoding GntR family transcriptional regulator — translation MPTWYHRGTISAERPTGRALGAPQWAERRSLSGNQARYERLGKTDVDPYLGGEASITTEVLEYAVLEAPDSVPVLAGRSALRVLRRRATNGEPYAVIRTWMPAEFAAAIPSTSLENASVHERFATALQRPVTGGRRQVRAVAATPQVARQLGIAEGDPLLLLEGQSVDREGRLLEVFQTWHRADLVTFDVAATPGPRPAVTEPHPAEASVGLDQRVDAIAAAIKSVQQSLEAIRASLDEVRRDL, via the coding sequence ATGCCCACATGGTACCACCGCGGTACCATTTCGGCCGAGCGGCCGACAGGCCGCGCCCTAGGGGCCCCACAGTGGGCGGAACGACGCTCCCTCAGCGGAAACCAAGCTCGTTATGAGCGGCTCGGCAAGACCGACGTTGACCCGTACCTGGGCGGCGAGGCGTCGATCACGACGGAGGTCCTTGAGTATGCAGTTCTGGAGGCCCCCGACTCCGTACCTGTACTTGCAGGAAGGTCGGCTCTCCGGGTTCTTCGCCGCAGAGCCACCAACGGTGAGCCCTATGCGGTGATCCGCACCTGGATGCCCGCGGAGTTCGCTGCCGCGATCCCATCCACGAGCCTGGAGAACGCATCGGTCCACGAGCGTTTCGCCACGGCGCTGCAGCGCCCGGTGACCGGCGGCCGGCGGCAGGTGCGAGCGGTAGCCGCAACGCCCCAGGTCGCACGACAGCTCGGCATCGCGGAGGGCGACCCGCTGCTTCTCCTCGAGGGCCAGAGCGTGGACCGTGAGGGCCGTCTCCTCGAGGTCTTCCAGACCTGGCACCGTGCCGACCTCGTCACCTTCGACGTGGCGGCCACCCCCGGCCCACGACCTGCCGTCACCGAGCCGCATCCCGCCGAAGCGTCGGTGGGGCTCGATCAGCGGGTCGACGCGATCGCCGCTGCCATCAAGTCTGTCCAGCAGAGCCTCGAGGCGATCCGTGCGTCCTTGGATGAGGTGCGCCGCGACCTGTAG
- a CDS encoding AMP-binding protein, producing the protein MTDVLDPTLSHTRGETDIPLLEQTIGDNLDATAARFPDREALVDVSQGRRWTYAALLADVDRLARALLAIGVKTGDRVGIWAPNCSEWTLVQYATAKMGAILVNINPAYRAHELHYVLGQAGISTLVAAESFKSSNYREMIDEVRHDVASLERVIYIGTDDWDSTLAEADRVSATELSGIQAALKPSDPINIQYTSGTTGFPKGATLSHRNILNNGFFVGELCRYTEADRVCIPVPFYHCFGMVMGNLACTTHGACMVIPAPGFDPTATLKAVQDEQCTSLYGVPTMFIAEWSLPSFADYDISSVRTGIMAGSPCPAPLMKQLIASGIEEMTICYGMTETSPVSTQNRTDDTFEQKTGTVGRVHPHLEIKIVDPGTGETVRRGQAGEFLTKGYSVMLGYWEQPDKTAEAIEDGWMHTGDLGVMHDDGYVEITGRIKDMVIRGGENVYPREIEEFLYTHPDILDAQVIGVPDSKYGEELCAWVRMREGAEPLTAEALREFCTGQLAHYKIPRYVEVVDEFPMTVTGKIRKVEMRELTAKRLGLV; encoded by the coding sequence ATGACCGACGTCCTCGACCCGACGCTGTCGCACACCCGCGGGGAGACCGACATCCCGCTGCTCGAGCAGACGATCGGGGACAACCTCGACGCCACTGCGGCCCGCTTCCCCGACCGCGAGGCCCTCGTCGACGTCAGCCAGGGCAGACGCTGGACGTATGCCGCTCTGCTGGCTGACGTGGACCGGCTCGCTCGCGCTCTCCTGGCCATCGGGGTCAAGACGGGTGACCGGGTCGGCATCTGGGCGCCCAACTGCTCGGAGTGGACCCTCGTCCAGTACGCGACCGCGAAGATGGGCGCGATCCTCGTCAACATCAACCCCGCCTACCGGGCCCACGAGCTGCACTACGTCCTCGGCCAGGCCGGGATCTCCACCCTCGTCGCGGCCGAGTCGTTCAAGTCGAGCAACTACCGCGAGATGATCGACGAGGTGCGACACGACGTGGCCTCCCTCGAACGGGTCATCTACATCGGCACGGACGACTGGGACTCCACCCTCGCGGAAGCCGACCGGGTGAGTGCGACCGAGCTCAGCGGCATACAGGCTGCGCTGAAGCCCAGCGACCCGATCAACATCCAGTACACGTCCGGCACGACCGGGTTCCCCAAGGGCGCCACCCTGAGCCACCGCAACATCCTCAACAACGGCTTCTTCGTCGGCGAGCTGTGCCGCTACACCGAGGCCGACCGGGTCTGCATCCCGGTGCCCTTCTACCACTGCTTCGGCATGGTCATGGGCAACCTCGCCTGCACGACGCACGGCGCCTGCATGGTCATCCCGGCGCCCGGCTTCGACCCCACGGCCACGCTGAAGGCGGTCCAGGACGAGCAGTGCACGAGCCTCTACGGCGTCCCGACGATGTTCATCGCCGAGTGGAGCCTGCCGAGCTTCGCCGACTACGACATCTCGTCCGTGCGCACCGGCATCATGGCCGGGTCGCCCTGTCCCGCCCCGCTGATGAAGCAGCTCATCGCCTCGGGAATCGAGGAGATGACGATCTGCTACGGCATGACCGAGACGTCACCGGTCTCCACCCAGAACCGCACCGACGACACCTTCGAGCAGAAGACCGGCACCGTCGGCCGGGTCCACCCGCACCTCGAGATCAAGATCGTCGACCCGGGCACCGGGGAGACCGTGAGACGCGGGCAGGCCGGGGAGTTCCTGACCAAGGGCTACTCGGTGATGCTCGGCTACTGGGAGCAGCCCGACAAGACGGCCGAGGCGATCGAGGACGGCTGGATGCACACCGGCGACCTCGGTGTCATGCACGACGACGGCTACGTGGAGATCACCGGCCGGATCAAGGACATGGTCATCCGCGGCGGCGAGAACGTGTACCCCCGCGAGATCGAGGAGTTCCTCTACACGCACCCCGACATCCTCGACGCACAGGTCATCGGCGTTCCCGACTCCAAGTACGGCGAAGAGCTCTGTGCCTGGGTCCGGATGAGGGAGGGCGCCGAGCCGCTGACGGCGGAGGCGTTGCGGGAGTTCTGCACCGGGCAGCTCGCGCACTACAAGATCCCCCGCTACGTCGAGGTGGTGGACGAGTTCCCGATGACGGTCACCGGCAAGATCCGCAAGGTCGAGATGCGCGAGCTGACCGCCAAACGGCTCGGGCTCGTCTGA